A single Pseudanabaenaceae cyanobacterium SKYG29 DNA region contains:
- the lipA gene encoding lipoyl synthase: MSTVKPDWLRVKAPQRERVGAVKEILRDLHLNTVCEEASCPNIGECFHAGTATFLIMGPACTRACPYCDIEFDKTPRGLDPTEPDRLAEAVYRLNLRHVVITSVNRDDLPDGGASQFVKCIQAIRQRMPQTTIEVLIPDFCGNMDALGAVVAAQPEVLNHNTETVPRLYRKVRPQGNYQRSLNLLKTAREMAPKLYTKSGLMVGLGETESEIIAVMADLRSVSCDILTIGQYLQPSPKHLAVVEFIPPSRFDRWRAIGESLGFLQVVASPLTRSSYHAAEVQHLMSTHPR; this comes from the coding sequence ATGTCCACTGTTAAGCCAGACTGGTTACGGGTAAAAGCTCCCCAACGAGAGCGAGTAGGAGCAGTCAAAGAGATTCTGCGGGATTTGCACCTCAATACAGTCTGCGAAGAGGCTTCTTGCCCCAACATCGGGGAGTGCTTCCACGCTGGCACTGCTACTTTTTTGATCATGGGTCCTGCCTGTACCCGCGCTTGCCCCTACTGCGACATTGAATTTGATAAGACTCCCAGAGGACTTGACCCCACAGAGCCCGATCGTCTAGCTGAGGCAGTTTACCGTCTCAATTTGCGCCATGTGGTGATTACTTCCGTCAATCGGGATGACCTGCCCGACGGTGGAGCTAGTCAGTTTGTCAAATGTATCCAAGCTATTCGCCAGAGGATGCCTCAAACCACTATTGAAGTCTTGATCCCAGACTTCTGTGGCAATATGGATGCCCTAGGAGCTGTTGTTGCTGCCCAGCCCGAGGTTCTTAATCATAACACAGAAACAGTACCGCGTTTGTATCGTAAAGTGCGCCCACAGGGGAACTACCAGCGATCCTTAAATTTGCTTAAAACTGCACGGGAAATGGCACCCAAACTCTATACTAAGTCTGGGCTTATGGTGGGTTTAGGTGAAACCGAATCAGAAATTATAGCGGTTATGGCTGATCTTAGAAGTGTAAGTTGTGATATTCTCACGATCGGGCAGTATCTCCAACCTTCCCCTAAACATCTAGCGGTAGTGGAATTTATCCCGCCGTCTCGGTTCGATCGGTGGCGTGCAATCGGGGAGTCGCTGGGGTTTCTACAAGTGGTGGCTTCCCCCCTGACCCGCAGTTCCTATCATGCCGCTGAAGTGCAACATCTTATGTCTACACACCCCCGTTAG
- a CDS encoding ABC transporter permease has translation MISMRRLYAYWDLLWTLVSRDLAVKYQGAVLGNLWSLLNHLSQLLIFTYVFSVVLQVKLNLPTLPENRFTFGLWLFAGLVPWTAFTTGIVQAAGSVVNQPNLVKKVVFPLMLLPLVPVLAAFLESLLGLALLWVATIFTTSVVHGALLLLPFVWLTQLALTVGIAYFVAGLTVFLRDIPQTVSVVLNLWFYLTPIVYPVAKVPVEFQQWILWLNPLATIVEVYRDIILVGKVLHGGEWLVATLLSVTALYGGVRLYRHLRPAFADVL, from the coding sequence ATGATTAGCATGCGCAGGCTCTACGCTTACTGGGATTTACTGTGGACTCTGGTCAGCCGTGATTTGGCGGTGAAGTATCAGGGGGCAGTGTTAGGGAATTTGTGGTCTCTGCTGAACCATTTATCTCAACTACTTATTTTTACGTATGTGTTTTCGGTAGTGCTGCAAGTCAAGTTGAATTTGCCGACATTGCCAGAAAATCGATTCACCTTTGGTTTGTGGTTATTTGCGGGTTTAGTGCCCTGGACGGCATTTACGACGGGCATAGTGCAAGCAGCGGGTTCTGTAGTCAATCAGCCTAACTTAGTCAAAAAAGTGGTATTCCCCTTAATGTTGCTCCCCCTGGTACCAGTCTTAGCAGCCTTCTTGGAAAGTCTGTTAGGGTTAGCGCTTCTCTGGGTGGCGACGATCTTCACTACGTCAGTGGTGCATGGTGCTCTGCTTTTACTGCCTTTTGTGTGGCTAACCCAGCTGGCGTTAACCGTCGGGATTGCTTATTTCGTCGCTGGTTTGACTGTGTTTTTACGAGATATTCCCCAAACGGTGTCGGTAGTGTTGAACTTGTGGTTTTACTTGACTCCCATCGTTTACCCCGTTGCTAAGGTACCAGTAGAATTTCAGCAGTGGATTTTGTGGCTAAATCCTCTAGCAACGATCGTGGAGGTCTACCGTGACATTATCTTGGTAGGAAAGGTACTACATGGAGGAGAATGGCTAGTGGCGACTTTATTGTCTGTGACAGCCCTGTATGGAGGAGTGCGGTTATACCGCCATTTGCGTCCTGCTTTTGCTGATGTTCTCTAG
- the rplS gene encoding 50S ribosomal protein L19, whose amino-acid sequence MDAATIIRQIEAKYLKSDVPQIYVGDTVKVGVKIIEGGKERVQPYEGVVIAKRHSGVNATITVRKVFQGIGVERVFLLHSPKVAYINVLKRGKVRRAKLFYLRKRVGKATRIKQRFDRPIESSGKGTKQ is encoded by the coding sequence ATGGATGCCGCCACAATTATCAGGCAGATAGAAGCAAAATATCTCAAGTCAGATGTACCCCAGATATATGTGGGGGATACAGTGAAGGTAGGGGTAAAAATTATTGAAGGGGGAAAGGAAAGGGTCCAGCCCTATGAGGGAGTGGTGATTGCTAAGCGGCATTCAGGGGTCAATGCCACAATTACCGTCAGAAAAGTATTCCAGGGTATAGGAGTTGAGCGGGTATTTTTACTCCATTCCCCTAAGGTGGCTTATATCAATGTTCTCAAGCGAGGTAAGGTAAGACGGGCTAAGTTATTCTATCTGCGCAAACGAGTGGGTAAAGCAACCAGAATCAAGCAGCGCTTCGATCGTCCCATAGAAAGTAGTGGCAAAGGTACCAAGCAGTGA
- a CDS encoding DUF2555 domain-containing protein has product MKKAVDISKITARDVAELAARLERDEYDNPFESLQDWHLLRAIFLQRPELVEPYVYLLDNEPYDEC; this is encoded by the coding sequence ATGAAGAAAGCTGTGGACATCTCTAAAATCACAGCCAGGGATGTAGCAGAGCTTGCCGCCCGGCTAGAACGGGATGAGTACGACAACCCGTTTGAGAGTTTGCAAGACTGGCACCTCCTGCGGGCAATTTTCCTCCAGCGTCCTGAACTGGTAGAGCCATACGTCTATTTGTTAGATAATGAACCCTACGATGAATGTTAG
- the gatB gene encoding Asp-tRNA(Asn)/Glu-tRNA(Gln) amidotransferase subunit GatB: MREKYEAVIGLEIHCQLTTATKIFCNCPNTFGAHPNQNVCPVCLGMPGVLPVLNGKALEYAIKAALALNCTIAPFSKFDRKQYFYPDLPKNYQISQYDLPLATNGWLTIYTEEGGEKRIGITRLHMEEDAGKLVHAGSDRLAGSSYSLVDYNRAGVPLCEIVSEPDMRSGAEAAAYAQELRRILRYLGVCDGNMQEGSLRCDVNVSVRPKGSTKLGTKVEIKNMNSFNAIQRAIDYEIDRQVAAIEAGERIVQETRLWEENSQRTITMRVKEGSSDYRYFPEPDLPPIVVTADQIAEYRASLPELPRQKRQRYQLEYGLSAYEANLIADDRAVAEFFEAVVATGAEPKPAFNWIMGDITAYLNENKRKITDIPLTPAALGEMIQLIADQTISTKIAKDLLPELLSQPLQGTVKDLVAAKGLKVMTGAELEAIVTEVINSHPKEVEQYRAGKTKLLGFFVGQVMKRTQGKAEPQTTNDLIKAKLEN, encoded by the coding sequence GTGCGCGAAAAGTACGAAGCGGTAATCGGTCTGGAAATTCACTGCCAACTGACAACGGCGACGAAAATCTTTTGTAACTGCCCCAATACTTTCGGTGCCCACCCCAACCAAAATGTCTGTCCCGTGTGCTTGGGCATGCCGGGAGTGCTACCTGTCCTCAATGGCAAAGCCCTGGAATATGCGATCAAGGCAGCTCTAGCCCTCAACTGCACGATCGCTCCCTTTAGCAAGTTCGACCGCAAACAGTATTTCTATCCCGACCTACCGAAAAACTACCAAATTTCCCAGTATGACCTGCCCCTAGCTACTAATGGCTGGCTGACCATCTACACGGAGGAAGGGGGGGAAAAGCGTATCGGTATTACCAGGTTGCACATGGAAGAGGATGCTGGGAAGTTAGTTCATGCTGGCTCAGACCGCCTGGCAGGCTCTAGTTACTCCCTGGTGGATTATAACCGCGCTGGTGTGCCGCTCTGTGAAATCGTCTCTGAACCGGATATGCGATCGGGGGCGGAAGCGGCTGCCTATGCCCAGGAACTGCGGCGAATTTTGCGCTACTTGGGAGTTTGTGATGGCAACATGCAGGAAGGGTCCCTGCGCTGTGATGTCAATGTCTCTGTGCGTCCCAAGGGCAGTACCAAATTGGGGACAAAGGTGGAAATTAAAAATATGAATTCCTTTAATGCCATCCAAAGAGCAATTGACTATGAAATCGACCGCCAAGTGGCAGCGATCGAGGCAGGAGAGAGAATTGTGCAGGAAACACGCCTGTGGGAGGAAAACAGCCAACGCACTATCACCATGCGCGTCAAGGAGGGGTCAAGTGACTACCGTTATTTCCCCGAACCGGACCTACCCCCCATTGTTGTGACCGCTGACCAAATTGCGGAATACCGCGCTTCTCTCCCTGAACTGCCCCGCCAAAAACGCCAACGCTACCAACTAGAGTACGGCCTCAGTGCCTACGAAGCCAACTTAATTGCTGACGATCGGGCGGTGGCGGAATTTTTTGAAGCAGTAGTGGCCACGGGAGCGGAACCCAAACCAGCTTTTAACTGGATTATGGGGGACATCACCGCCTACCTCAATGAAAACAAGCGCAAGATCACTGATATTCCCCTCACCCCCGCTGCCCTCGGGGAGATGATCCAACTGATTGCCGACCAGACGATTAGCACTAAGATTGCCAAGGACCTCTTGCCTGAACTTCTGAGTCAGCCACTGCAGGGAACAGTGAAGGATTTGGTAGCAGCTAAGGGACTAAAGGTAATGACAGGGGCAGAATTAGAAGCGATCGTGACGGAGGTGATCAACAGTCATCCCAAGGAGGTAGAGCAATATCGGGCGGGTAAAACGAAATTACTGGGTTTCTTTGTGGGTCAGGTGATGAAGCGCACCCAGGGCAAGGCAGAACCCCAAACCACCAATGACCTCATCAAAGCTAAGTTAGAAAACTAA
- a CDS encoding BolA family transcriptional regulator, producing MHNWEQILQQKLEATYIHIQDQSQQHRHHPEGGSGHYAVTIVSPLFRGKTLLQKHRLVYESLGSELGTVIHALAIRAYTPEEWENREKTDRVGNMS from the coding sequence ATGCATAACTGGGAACAGATACTGCAACAAAAGCTAGAAGCTACCTACATTCATATACAAGATCAAAGTCAGCAACACCGTCATCATCCAGAAGGGGGTAGTGGGCACTATGCAGTAACGATCGTTTCTCCTCTCTTTCGTGGCAAAACCCTCCTACAAAAACATCGTTTAGTGTATGAATCCCTGGGATCAGAGTTGGGGACAGTAATTCATGCCCTCGCTATTCGTGCCTACACTCCAGAGGAGTGGGAAAACAGGGAGAAAACCGATCGGGTAGGGAATATGTCTTAA
- a CDS encoding aldehyde dehydrogenase family protein, which translates to MVDLASCLASAYNSVQEFTKFTNHVQLLRSAADALKKYRLDILEANTLDLEASREMSVPELITGWLKLTPERLQAAIDCLYELADLPSPISQRSSPSGYRRIPVGTVALVYEAIPELSIVAAGMCWKVGNALLLRGGSEVSQTQQAVVSILQEVLPKYELPTAVLQEVPKGTALKDFLTQDKYLRLVIPYGRPSYVQQIMKQATVAVLPAAMGNCYLYIAPTGNLNKAISIILDSRVRCPDPVSAIEKVIVHRSWLGNQDFFRFLLQLHHKGIALRGCEIVRAATWNLGDPFDNLIKEETKWHEAYLDNTLAIKVVDELEEAIAWINLNSSGHCDCILTDSLKESQVFASQVNSGIVYINHFIPFQRSHQNAYFSVALGMSSIKARGGSRSPGLIDVEALTLTKRVFVD; encoded by the coding sequence ATGGTGGACTTAGCTTCTTGTCTGGCAAGTGCCTATAACAGTGTGCAAGAATTCACCAAGTTTACTAACCATGTCCAGTTGCTCCGATCGGCAGCGGATGCCCTTAAAAAATATCGCCTTGACATCCTGGAAGCTAACACTCTTGATTTAGAAGCCAGCCGTGAAATGTCGGTCCCTGAGCTGATTACGGGATGGCTGAAACTCACACCCGAGCGGCTGCAAGCTGCGATCGACTGCCTCTACGAATTGGCGGATTTGCCCAGTCCGATTTCCCAACGATCGAGTCCTTCCGGCTATCGCCGTATTCCCGTAGGTACAGTGGCTTTGGTCTATGAAGCGATTCCGGAATTGAGTATTGTGGCGGCGGGAATGTGCTGGAAGGTGGGCAATGCTCTCCTCCTGCGGGGTGGCAGTGAAGTGTCTCAGACGCAGCAAGCAGTGGTGAGTATTTTGCAGGAAGTCTTGCCTAAGTACGAATTGCCGACAGCTGTACTGCAGGAAGTACCCAAGGGAACAGCGCTCAAAGATTTTCTCACCCAGGATAAGTATCTGCGCTTGGTGATCCCCTATGGTCGCCCTAGTTATGTCCAGCAGATTATGAAACAGGCAACCGTGGCGGTACTGCCTGCCGCTATGGGGAACTGCTATCTCTATATCGCCCCCACTGGCAATCTCAATAAAGCCATAAGCATCATCCTAGACAGTCGGGTGCGTTGCCCAGACCCCGTCAGTGCTATTGAAAAAGTGATAGTACACCGATCGTGGTTGGGCAATCAAGACTTTTTCAGGTTCCTGTTGCAGCTACATCATAAGGGCATTGCTCTACGGGGCTGTGAAATTGTACGGGCGGCGACCTGGAATTTGGGTGACCCCTTTGACAATTTGATCAAGGAAGAAACCAAGTGGCATGAAGCCTATCTGGACAATACTCTGGCGATTAAGGTGGTGGATGAACTAGAAGAAGCGATCGCTTGGATTAACTTAAACAGTAGCGGGCACTGTGATTGCATCTTGACGGATTCCCTCAAAGAAAGCCAAGTATTTGCCAGTCAGGTCAACAGCGGCATTGTCTATATCAACCATTTCATTCCTTTCCAGCGCTCCCACCAAAACGCTTACTTCTCTGTAGCTTTGGGCATGAGTAGTATTAAAGCAAGGGGTGGCTCCCGTTCCCCTGGATTGATCGATGTGGAAGCTCTCACCCTCACTAAACGAGTGTTTGTGGATTAG
- a CDS encoding AAA family ATPase, with the protein MTLVTQMESSFLVIDTEGHPHLTDIAIVNDRGEVIYNKQVGSPNGLGQILQEVSAIIRNQLLVFHSAEHDLQVLRRSFQFWQLPYPPHQTACTRAKAKNLLPYLPDFSLEYLSKHLNLKVNGRYFNPQLAHTAKYDALFTYQLYTHLLSMIAINPFSSTRVDNPFQQHADLSAVYATEFQQLANLLQAVRSDSNQQSRGVVVVGEAGSGKTHLMMRLAQTYIKTNRLLFIPQPNNHETIFYHIYCCTLESLFRKVLDTNYTQIEYLLANAFIHIVAASEKNKQTKVGQSILQELLHDPLSMYSKISRDTVQNARTWQYIETKTLNWWSETYGAGGFGLSILRGIVKFCRYRDVQKREVVRRWLSGQVMLPEELTDVDLPNWEEELSQESFATQALQVIGRLSILDEPLIFVFDQLEGLWLSHHQALLLSFGHVIKEFLTQVPNCLVILNLFPDRWQSFQHKFDPSVTERITDTVILNRPSDEQMWAILQLRNQGTGINLEELFTPGERAEILSQKSIRSVLKRASQYFQHKVHQLPLPPLEVTFTQGIDTEPSSKLAEIEERLTNLENTVREMQANLPLVIPDDEEEPLDKIFTPQVRTAVDEGDTENIIISPPPVAATKDIEIEIKEFLQDLEQKLEANYNPHAIITEANDIGRLRTIAETFQEQSGFTISVLPIRKKSLPENILLQWEQKAYAIGFLYGNVSNFTNRIKNWNQLLPEFPNTQFILIRDVREPQIRQTAKVGRAEITKLNQSNQGKFIVMDRQDRVRFDLCYELIVAVQNRDLEVPMAKAIDALLSYMPSYWLLQILAG; encoded by the coding sequence GTGACATTAGTTACACAAATGGAGAGTAGTTTCCTCGTAATTGATACCGAAGGGCATCCCCATCTCACTGATATTGCCATTGTCAACGATCGGGGGGAAGTCATTTACAACAAACAAGTGGGTAGCCCCAATGGGCTAGGGCAAATTTTACAGGAAGTCAGCGCCATCATTAGGAATCAGCTGTTAGTGTTTCACTCCGCTGAGCACGATTTGCAAGTTTTACGGCGGAGTTTTCAATTTTGGCAATTGCCCTATCCTCCTCACCAAACTGCTTGTACCCGTGCCAAAGCCAAAAATTTATTACCCTATCTGCCGGATTTTTCGCTAGAGTATTTGAGCAAGCATCTCAACCTCAAAGTCAACGGTCGTTATTTTAATCCCCAACTAGCCCACACTGCTAAGTATGATGCCCTATTCACCTATCAACTTTACACCCATTTGTTGTCTATGATTGCGATCAATCCTTTTAGTAGCACCAGGGTCGATAATCCCTTCCAACAACACGCTGACCTCAGTGCAGTTTATGCTACTGAATTCCAGCAGTTGGCTAATCTATTGCAGGCAGTGCGGTCGGATAGTAACCAACAGAGTCGGGGGGTAGTTGTTGTTGGGGAAGCGGGTTCGGGTAAAACCCACTTGATGATGCGCCTTGCCCAGACCTACATTAAAACAAATCGTCTATTGTTTATTCCCCAGCCCAACAACCACGAGACAATTTTTTATCACATTTACTGCTGTACATTGGAATCGCTGTTTCGCAAAGTTTTGGACACCAACTATACCCAGATAGAATATCTGTTGGCAAATGCTTTCATTCACATTGTGGCAGCTTCAGAAAAGAATAAGCAGACCAAAGTAGGACAGTCTATTCTACAAGAACTACTCCATGACCCCCTCAGTATGTATAGCAAAATTTCGCGGGATACAGTGCAAAATGCTAGAACTTGGCAATACATCGAGACCAAAACCCTAAATTGGTGGAGTGAGACCTATGGAGCAGGGGGATTTGGTTTAAGTATTTTGCGCGGTATTGTCAAATTCTGTCGCTATCGGGACGTACAAAAACGGGAGGTAGTTAGACGTTGGTTGTCGGGACAAGTGATGTTGCCGGAGGAATTAACAGATGTGGACTTACCTAATTGGGAAGAGGAACTCAGTCAAGAAAGTTTTGCTACTCAGGCTCTCCAGGTGATTGGACGTTTGTCCATATTAGATGAACCCCTCATTTTTGTCTTTGACCAGTTAGAAGGTTTGTGGCTCAGTCATCATCAAGCTTTACTCCTCTCTTTTGGGCATGTCATTAAGGAATTTCTCACCCAGGTGCCTAACTGTTTAGTGATTCTCAATTTATTCCCCGATCGCTGGCAGTCCTTCCAACACAAGTTTGACCCTTCAGTTACGGAGAGAATTACCGATACAGTGATACTCAATCGTCCCTCGGATGAACAAATGTGGGCAATTTTACAACTGCGCAATCAGGGAACGGGCATTAACCTAGAAGAACTATTTACACCTGGGGAGCGCGCAGAAATCCTCAGCCAAAAGTCCATCCGATCGGTGTTAAAACGGGCTTCTCAGTATTTTCAACACAAAGTTCACCAATTACCTTTACCCCCCCTAGAGGTTACTTTTACCCAGGGGATTGATACAGAACCATCTAGTAAGTTAGCAGAAATTGAAGAACGACTGACGAACCTAGAAAATACTGTCAGAGAGATGCAAGCAAATTTGCCCCTAGTGATACCTGATGATGAAGAAGAGCCGCTGGATAAGATATTTACACCCCAGGTCCGTACAGCAGTAGATGAAGGAGATACAGAAAACATCATTATTTCCCCTCCACCTGTAGCAGCAACCAAAGATATAGAAATAGAAATCAAGGAATTTCTGCAGGATTTAGAGCAAAAATTAGAAGCAAACTACAATCCCCATGCTATTATTACTGAGGCAAATGATATTGGTAGACTACGCACGATCGCTGAAACTTTCCAGGAGCAATCTGGTTTTACTATTTCCGTTCTACCTATCCGCAAGAAAAGTCTGCCTGAAAATATTTTGCTGCAGTGGGAGCAGAAAGCATATGCCATTGGTTTTCTCTATGGCAATGTCAGTAATTTCACCAACCGCATCAAGAACTGGAACCAATTGTTACCTGAATTTCCCAATACTCAATTTATCCTAATCCGTGATGTGCGGGAACCCCAAATCAGACAGACAGCTAAGGTAGGACGGGCAGAAATTACTAAGCTCAACCAAAGTAACCAGGGTAAATTTATTGTTATGGACCGCCAAGACCGCGTGCGGTTTGACCTGTGCTATGAATTGATTGTGGCAGTGCAGAACCGAGACCTGGAAGTACCCATGGCGAAAGCGATCGATGCCCTCCTCAGCTACATGCCCTCCTACTGGCTCTTGCAAATCTTGGCAGGCTAG
- a CDS encoding HlyD family secretion protein, whose product MVKLSWQTSIVLGLVGLGSLALSIEQPSPANSNNIPIIRKSTKNVSAPGEIRSSGKTVTLVPPTDISRTLVRVGDQVEAGQVIFLREKYQQLMAELQAAPHRWEQISPQLPQTKVRAPIGGQILRLNSVVEIGNINDLQVIAFLNPAEVKVGQTVLILSQSQEMQGTVVGTAADYVIIELAEPNKILALLDHSFKVKVVDSGSLVSYN is encoded by the coding sequence ATGGTCAAACTAAGCTGGCAGACATCGATCGTGTTGGGACTGGTAGGACTGGGTAGCCTTGCTCTCTCTATTGAACAGCCCTCGCCTGCTAACTCCAACAACATTCCTATCATTCGCAAAAGTACCAAGAACGTCAGTGCTCCAGGGGAAATTCGCAGTAGCGGCAAAACCGTTACTCTCGTCCCCCCTACTGATATTAGTCGTACCCTAGTGCGAGTAGGGGATCAGGTAGAAGCGGGGCAAGTAATTTTTTTGAGGGAGAAGTACCAGCAGCTAATGGCAGAACTACAGGCAGCACCACATCGGTGGGAACAGATTAGTCCCCAGTTACCGCAAACAAAAGTTCGAGCACCGATCGGGGGACAAATTCTCCGTCTCAACTCCGTAGTAGAAATTGGAAATATAAATGACCTGCAAGTGATTGCTTTCCTCAACCCCGCTGAGGTAAAAGTTGGTCAAACTGTACTCATTTTGTCTCAAAGCCAGGAAATGCAGGGGACAGTAGTGGGTACAGCGGCTGACTATGTGATTATAGAATTGGCTGAACCCAACAAAATACTGGCACTCCTAGACCACAGTTTCAAAGTAAAGGTGGTTGACAGTGGTTCTCTGGTTTCCTACAATTAA
- a CDS encoding response regulator transcription factor encodes MSPIRVVLIEDHDLTRVGMKITLQQQGIEVIGEATTAAEGVSLVESLQPDVVIVDLGLPDADGVEVTRRLKGLPPEKVPRVLILTLTDTEETVLAAFAAGADSYCIKDTSSENLLQAIRLTAEGNSWVDPAIAKIVLNQVRKVADVKTVQIEASDPEYKQILASTPLTERELEVLTEIVNGYSNAQIAERLYITVGTVKTHVRNILNKLCADDRTQAAVRALRSGLVK; translated from the coding sequence ATGAGTCCCATTCGTGTAGTTCTAATCGAAGACCACGACCTGACCCGCGTCGGTATGAAAATTACGTTGCAACAGCAGGGGATTGAGGTTATTGGTGAAGCCACTACCGCCGCGGAAGGTGTCAGTTTAGTAGAGTCCCTCCAACCCGATGTAGTAATTGTTGATCTGGGTCTGCCCGATGCTGATGGTGTGGAAGTAACTAGGCGTCTTAAGGGGTTACCGCCAGAAAAGGTTCCTAGAGTACTGATCTTGACCCTGACGGATACAGAGGAGACAGTACTAGCAGCCTTTGCAGCGGGGGCAGATTCCTACTGTATTAAGGATACCAGTTCAGAGAACCTCCTCCAAGCAATTAGACTGACAGCAGAGGGTAATTCCTGGGTCGATCCTGCTATTGCTAAGATTGTCCTCAATCAGGTTCGTAAGGTAGCGGATGTAAAAACTGTTCAGATCGAGGCTTCTGACCCCGAATATAAGCAAATCTTAGCCTCTACCCCCCTTACAGAAAGAGAACTGGAGGTTTTAACGGAAATTGTCAACGGTTATAGCAATGCTCAGATTGCTGAACGTCTCTACATTACCGTCGGCACAGTGAAGACTCATGTACGTAATATTCTCAACAAGCTCTGTGCGGATGACCGTACCCAAGCGGCTGTCAGAGCGCTCCGATCGGGTTTAGTTAAGTAG